CTGCGTCAGGGAGATGAACGCGATCCAGATGCCAAGGAGCATCGGTCCGATGTGGATCAGGAGCTCAAGGATCGCGGCCGGAAGGATCAAGCCGTAGGGGAGGAATGAGCGAAGCCGTTTACGTACCGGCGGTGTGCTTGCTGCCCGTTTTTGGCCGGGCTCGGGATCAACGGCAGCGGGGCTGCCTGCAGCGGCCGGGCCGCTGTCCAATGCTGAATGGGACATGGAAACTCCTTTGCCGGAGCGGGGACGCCACGTTGTGGTGGCGTCCCCGCTCATGAGGCTTGGTTACTGGGCCGCGGCCATCTGGTTGTTGGCGTCCTTGAGGGCCGCCCGGATGTCGTCTTCGGAAACAGTTCCCGTTGCCGCCTTGGCAAAGAGGTTCTTGATTGCCGTGCCGGTGAGGGTCTCCATCTGACCCTCTTTCGCGATCAGCGGCATGGGCAGGGAGTGGTTGGCCAGGGCGTCATTCTTGGCCTTCACTTCTTCGGTCTGGAAGGCAGGATCGCTCGAAGCCGCGGTGACTACGGGCAGCGAGGAGTAGGCCTTGTTGAGGGCAATCTGCTCTTCGTCGCTGGTCAGGAACGCGGCAAGCTTGATGGCGTTTGCCTTGTTGTCGCTGTTCTTGAAGACGCTGAGGTTGATACCGGCCACGTGGCTCTGTGTGCCACGCTCACCGGTAGCTCCGGCGGTCATCATGGGGATCGGGGCTACGCCCCAGTCCTTGAAGTCGCGCGCTGCGAAGTTCTTCAGCGGGCTCTGGTCAAACATCATGGCGGCCTTGCCGTTGATGAGGTTGTCCACCTTTTGGCTGCCCTGACTCAGTTCAGCGTCCGACGGCGACATCACCTTGTCCGTGGCCATCAAGTCCACGAACTGCTTGACTCCCTCAACCTGGGGATCGCTGTCGAAGGTGGGCTTTCCGCCAGCGTCGAACAAGGTGCCGCCGTTTTGCAGGCCACGAACGAACGCTTGGTGCGAGTTGGCGGAAACGGATGCTCCGGCTGCGGTGAAGCCCCACTGATCAGGCTTGCCGTCCCCGTTGGTGTCCTTGGTGAGCTTCTTGGCGTCAGCCACAAACTCGTCCCAGGTTGTGGGGGCCTTCTCGATGCCGGCTTCCTTGAACAGCTTGGTGTTGTAATACATGTTGTAGGCCAAACCGTAGAGCGGCACAGACGTCGGGGTCTTGCCTTCCGCGCCACCTGTCGACCAGCTGGTCTTCAGGAAGCGGTCCTTGCCGCCAACGGCCTCCAGCAGTTCACCTTCCACGGGCTCAAAAGCGCCCGTCTCCTGCAGGGTCACGGCCCACGTGTTTCCGATGTTGAGGACGTCGGGGCCGTCGCCACTTGTGACTGCTGTAAGAATGCGGTTGTAGAGGTCTGTCCAGCTGATGACTTCCAGCTGTACCTTTACTCCGGTTTTTTCCGTAAAGCGATCCAGGGTGGGCTTCAGCTTGGCCGCGGTGTCGTCCAGGCTGTTGCCTTGATCCGATGCCCAGTAGGTGATGGTGTCGCTGCTTGCTTGTGGGCTGCTACCGCCGCCACCGCAGGCGCTGAGACCCAGTGCCAAGGCTGCCGTCGCGGCAACCGCCGATAGGACTTTCAGGGGATTCTTCATGATGCTCCGGTTTTCTCGTCGTCGAGCTGGTGCTGGCTGAAACTAGGCTGAAAGGGTTGCTGCCGTGGGGTCCCAATCCTCGGGTAGGGCTGGAACCTGGGCGGCGGAGCTTTCCACATCCACGAAGGCGCGGTTGTCGATTGACTCTGCGATGGAGGCCATGGTGTCCAGGATGTGGAACGCAAGTTCACCCTGGGCGCGGTGTGGCCGGCCTTCACGGATGGCGCGGGCCATTTCCAGGACGCCCGCGCCACGGCTGGCAGTTGAGCCAATTGAAGGGACGGTTGTCCAATCGTCGGAACCGAGCGCGCAAATCCTGATGTCGCCGTCGAAGTTGTTCGGGTCCGGCAAAGCGATGGTGGCCTCGGAACCCGTGATCTCCACGAACCCTGCGCGCTTGAGCGGGGAATCGAAGCTGAAGATGCTCTGGGCAGACTCACCGTTCTCGAACTCCAGGATGGAGCTGACGTGCGTAGGGACCGTGACGTCGAACGTCTCGCCTGCCTTGGGACCCGAGCCGATCACGCGTGTTTCGCGGGACTTCGAACCGAAAGCGGCTACCTTGCGGATGCTGCCGAAGGTCTGCACGAGCGTGGTCAGGTAGTAGGGGCCGATGTCGAACAGGGGACCCGCGCCGTCCTGGAACAGGAATGCGGGGTTCGGGTGCCAGGATTCCGGGCCCGGGGACTGCATCAAGGTCAGTGCTGTCAGGGGAGTGCCGATGTCGCCGCGTTCAATCATCCGGCGGGCAGTTTGGAGGCCGGCGCCGAGGAACGTGTCCGGTGCGCAACCCAGCCTGAGGCCCGCTGCGTCCGCGGCCTTTAGCAAGCCCAAGCCACTTTCGCGGTCCAAGGAGAAGGGCTTTTCGCTCCAGACGTGCTTGCCTGCGTTGACAGCCTGCGTGGCAACTTCCACGTGGGCAGCGGGGATGGTCAGGTTGATGACAATCTCCACCTCGGGGTGGCCGAGGACAGCGTCGATGCCACCGTGCACGGGGATGCCGTACTCGTTGGCTCGGGTGGCTGCGGCCTCTTCGAACAAGTCACCGATCGCCACAACGCGAACATCGGGGAAGCTTGTGAGGTTGTCGAGGTACTGCTTGCTGAT
This genomic stretch from Micrococcaceae bacterium Sec5.1 harbors:
- a CDS encoding Gfo/Idh/MocA family oxidoreductase; this translates as MSTPLGSGPVGVGIIGAGVISKQYLDNLTSFPDVRVVAIGDLFEEAAATRANEYGIPVHGGIDAVLGHPEVEIVINLTIPAAHVEVATQAVNAGKHVWSEKPFSLDRESGLGLLKAADAAGLRLGCAPDTFLGAGLQTARRMIERGDIGTPLTALTLMQSPGPESWHPNPAFLFQDGAGPLFDIGPYYLTTLVQTFGSIRKVAAFGSKSRETRVIGSGPKAGETFDVTVPTHVSSILEFENGESAQSIFSFDSPLKRAGFVEITGSEATIALPDPNNFDGDIRICALGSDDWTTVPSIGSTASRGAGVLEMARAIREGRPHRAQGELAFHILDTMASIAESIDNRAFVDVESSAAQVPALPEDWDPTAATLSA
- a CDS encoding sugar ABC transporter substrate-binding protein — its product is MKNPLKVLSAVAATAALALGLSACGGGGSSPQASSDTITYWASDQGNSLDDTAAKLKPTLDRFTEKTGVKVQLEVISWTDLYNRILTAVTSGDGPDVLNIGNTWAVTLQETGAFEPVEGELLEAVGGKDRFLKTSWSTGGAEGKTPTSVPLYGLAYNMYYNTKLFKEAGIEKAPTTWDEFVADAKKLTKDTNGDGKPDQWGFTAAGASVSANSHQAFVRGLQNGGTLFDAGGKPTFDSDPQVEGVKQFVDLMATDKVMSPSDAELSQGSQKVDNLINGKAAMMFDQSPLKNFAARDFKDWGVAPIPMMTAGATGERGTQSHVAGINLSVFKNSDNKANAIKLAAFLTSDEEQIALNKAYSSLPVVTAASSDPAFQTEEVKAKNDALANHSLPMPLIAKEGQMETLTGTAIKNLFAKAATGTVSEDDIRAALKDANNQMAAAQ